In Cycloclasticus sp., a single genomic region encodes these proteins:
- a CDS encoding transposase has translation MQLLTSIKGMGDKTAWAILAYMGDVSLFNNAKQISSYAGLNPSIEQSGSSINRSRLSKMGCARLRKSLYMPALVAVRYNPLMMALYDRLQARGKPKKVALVAVMRKLLVLAYGVLKSGKPFDINHQQQAN, from the coding sequence GTGCAATTACTCACCAGTATCAAGGGAATGGGTGATAAAACGGCTTGGGCTATACTGGCCTATATGGGCGATGTGTCTTTGTTTAATAACGCAAAACAAATCAGCAGTTATGCTGGGCTTAATCCATCCATAGAGCAATCAGGGAGTAGCATTAATCGTTCAAGGTTATCCAAAATGGGCTGCGCACGCTTACGAAAGTCACTCTATATGCCCGCTTTAGTGGCTGTCAGATATAACCCCTTAATGATGGCTTTATACGACCGGCTTCAAGCCAGGGGAAAACCAAAGAAAGTAGCTCTAGTAGCTGTAATGAGAAAACTGTTGGTGCTGGCTTATGGTGTGTTGAAATCAGGAAAACCGTTTGATATTAATCATCAACAACAGGCGAATTAG
- a CDS encoding YceI family protein: MRTNKFFLVISLLFFTLAAQAAYQLESAESSLHFVSIKKGKIGEVHSFGQLSGGISDKAVAQVSISLASVNTNIGIRDERMKTMLLETGVFPAAIVTVNLGAVQLASIGVGDVVVKTLELTLELHGKSKLMQTEVQIVGLNNGALLVNSIKPIMLNAFDFGLNAGIHKLMEVAKLPSIATAVPVSFSLVFKPQ; the protein is encoded by the coding sequence ATGCGAACAAATAAGTTTTTTTTGGTCATTTCATTGTTATTTTTCACCTTGGCTGCGCAGGCGGCTTATCAATTAGAGAGCGCTGAATCGTCTCTTCACTTTGTGTCGATTAAGAAAGGTAAAATTGGCGAGGTGCATTCGTTTGGCCAATTAAGCGGTGGCATTAGTGATAAAGCGGTGGCGCAAGTGAGCATTAGCTTGGCCAGTGTTAACACGAACATTGGTATTCGTGATGAGCGCATGAAAACAATGTTACTGGAAACGGGTGTTTTTCCTGCGGCCATTGTTACTGTAAATTTAGGCGCGGTTCAATTGGCGTCGATTGGTGTGGGTGATGTTGTTGTTAAAACGTTAGAGCTAACGCTTGAGTTGCACGGAAAGTCTAAGCTTATGCAAACTGAGGTTCAAATTGTCGGTCTAAATAATGGGGCTTTATTGGTTAATAGCATTAAACCGATCATGCTGAATGCGTTTGATTTTGGCTTAAACGCGGGTATCCACAAGTTAATGGAAGTGGCTAAACTCCCTTCTATTGCAACGGCGGTACCGGTTTCATTTAGCTTAGTATTTAAGCCTCAATAA